One region of Bacillus zhangzhouensis genomic DNA includes:
- a CDS encoding carbamoyl phosphate synthase large subunit encodes MPKDQSIQTILVIGSGPIVIGQAAEFDYSGTQGCMALKEEGYKVILVNNNPATIMTDESFADEIYFEPLSVDSVTRIIEKEQPDGLLANLGGQTALNLAVELEKAGVLKKHGVALLGTSVETIENGEDREKFRALMKHLNEPVPDSEIVDNAEDALQFAKEVGFPVILRPAYTLGGKGGGIALTEEAFNPLIEGALLASPIHQCLVEKSIAGFKEVEYEVMRDRQNTCITVCNMENIDPVGVHTGDSLVVAPSQTLTDQDYQMLRSASLKIISALDVVGGCNIQFALDPLSKEYFVIEVNPRVSRSSALASKATGYPIAKMAAKLAVGYTLDELKNPLTGTTYASFEPALDYVVVKFPRWPFDKFKQADRQLGTKMKATGEVMAIDRNLESAIQKAVASLEIQTKGFHLPELKEQSTEQLFELIKTPDDRRFFAVMELLSRQETVETIHQTTKIDRFFLHVFKNMITLEQELKDQKGTLSKAILKKVKEKGFLDETIAHLTGHTEESIRQLRQECGIAASFKIVDTCAAEFDAKTNYFYSTYFGKSDGEHQEKTKQRVLIIGSGPIRIGQGVEFDYSAVHGVLTLQKLGFETIMINNNPETVSTDYEIADRLYFEPITLEHILNVVEAEQIDFVIVQFGGQTAINVAEGLEKAGVTLLGTSFDALDALEDRDLFYQLLDELNLPHAKGDTAHSKEEALVHAKSIGYPVLIRPSYVIGGMGMIVVQSEAHLVSLLDQPNHLPYPVLIDEYVTGKEVEVDLISDGKKAFIPTIVEHIEKAGVHSGDSFAILPSISISEDIKQQVHTAAEQIAKKLSFKGIMNIQFVIKGDQALVLEVNPRASRTVPVVSKVMGIDMISMATQLLTGLALEELNPATKNKGGTAVKFPVFSSHAIQDFDLKLTPEMKATGEGMCVGKNAESALKKVFAQIWKQKGSLFIQGSEQLIDEAKQAGFDVWTGSFESWLQNEDKSLHIHLGEDEEAKEQRVKALTHGVQVLTEYETVQAFLQGKNGDVSPVSLHELYKKEVTA; translated from the coding sequence ATGCCTAAAGATCAAAGCATACAAACCATTCTAGTCATCGGGTCTGGTCCAATCGTCATTGGTCAGGCAGCAGAATTTGATTACTCAGGAACACAAGGATGCATGGCTTTAAAAGAAGAAGGCTACAAAGTCATCCTAGTGAATAATAACCCAGCAACCATTATGACAGACGAGTCATTTGCTGATGAAATTTATTTTGAACCGCTTTCAGTTGATTCAGTGACAAGAATTATTGAAAAGGAACAACCAGATGGTCTTTTAGCCAACCTTGGGGGACAGACGGCTTTAAACCTTGCTGTCGAGCTAGAAAAAGCCGGTGTGCTGAAAAAGCATGGGGTGGCCCTGCTCGGAACGTCAGTTGAAACAATTGAAAACGGTGAAGATCGAGAGAAATTCCGTGCTCTCATGAAGCATTTGAACGAACCTGTGCCAGATAGTGAAATTGTGGATAATGCGGAAGATGCTCTTCAATTTGCAAAAGAAGTCGGCTTCCCAGTCATCCTAAGACCAGCATACACACTGGGCGGTAAAGGAGGCGGAATCGCGCTAACAGAAGAGGCGTTTAACCCACTTATTGAAGGTGCTCTTTTAGCGAGTCCAATTCACCAGTGTTTAGTGGAAAAAAGCATAGCTGGCTTTAAAGAAGTCGAATATGAGGTCATGAGAGACCGTCAAAATACGTGTATCACAGTATGCAACATGGAAAACATCGATCCAGTTGGTGTGCATACAGGAGACTCGCTTGTCGTTGCACCTTCCCAAACATTAACAGATCAGGATTATCAAATGCTCCGTTCTGCGAGCCTGAAAATCATTTCAGCGCTGGATGTAGTCGGCGGTTGCAATATCCAATTTGCCCTTGATCCACTCAGTAAAGAATACTTTGTCATTGAGGTGAATCCTCGGGTCAGCCGTTCATCCGCTCTTGCATCAAAAGCAACAGGCTATCCGATTGCGAAAATGGCAGCAAAGCTTGCGGTGGGATATACGCTAGACGAATTAAAAAACCCGCTCACAGGCACAACCTATGCTAGTTTTGAGCCGGCACTCGATTATGTTGTCGTGAAATTCCCGCGCTGGCCGTTTGATAAATTTAAACAGGCAGACCGTCAATTAGGCACAAAAATGAAGGCCACTGGCGAAGTCATGGCGATTGATCGGAATTTAGAATCAGCCATCCAAAAAGCCGTTGCATCACTTGAAATTCAAACGAAGGGCTTCCACCTTCCGGAACTGAAAGAGCAATCGACAGAACAATTATTTGAACTCATCAAAACACCAGACGATCGCCGGTTTTTCGCTGTTATGGAGCTTCTTTCAAGACAAGAAACGGTTGAAACGATTCATCAAACGACGAAAATCGATCGGTTTTTCTTACATGTGTTCAAAAATATGATCACGCTCGAGCAAGAATTGAAAGATCAGAAAGGGACACTATCGAAAGCTATCTTGAAAAAGGTAAAGGAAAAAGGCTTCCTTGATGAAACGATTGCTCATCTTACGGGTCACACAGAAGAGTCAATCAGGCAGCTTCGTCAAGAATGCGGTATTGCTGCTTCATTTAAAATTGTCGACACATGTGCGGCGGAATTTGATGCAAAAACGAATTACTTCTATTCCACCTACTTTGGCAAAAGCGATGGTGAGCATCAAGAAAAAACAAAGCAGCGTGTTCTTATTATTGGTTCTGGTCCAATTCGAATCGGGCAGGGGGTCGAGTTTGATTATAGTGCCGTTCATGGCGTTCTTACCCTGCAAAAACTTGGATTTGAAACTATCATGATCAACAACAATCCAGAAACAGTAAGTACTGATTATGAGATTGCAGATCGTTTATATTTTGAGCCGATTACATTAGAGCACATCTTAAACGTTGTGGAAGCAGAACAAATTGATTTTGTCATCGTCCAATTTGGCGGACAGACTGCAATCAACGTCGCAGAAGGCTTAGAAAAAGCCGGAGTCACGTTGTTAGGTACGTCCTTTGATGCGCTGGATGCACTTGAAGACCGTGATTTATTCTATCAGCTTCTTGATGAACTGAACCTTCCTCACGCAAAAGGAGATACGGCTCATTCAAAAGAAGAAGCACTCGTACATGCGAAAAGCATCGGCTACCCTGTTTTAATTCGTCCATCGTATGTTATTGGCGGAATGGGAATGATCGTTGTTCAGTCAGAAGCACATTTGGTGTCACTGCTTGATCAGCCGAATCATTTACCATACCCAGTCTTAATTGATGAGTACGTCACTGGAAAAGAAGTTGAAGTGGATCTTATTTCTGATGGAAAAAAGGCCTTCATTCCTACGATCGTGGAGCATATTGAGAAAGCTGGCGTGCACTCAGGTGACAGCTTTGCCATTTTACCAAGTATCTCGATCAGTGAAGACATCAAACAGCAAGTGCATACCGCGGCAGAACAAATAGCGAAAAAATTATCGTTCAAGGGCATTATGAATATCCAATTTGTCATCAAAGGTGATCAGGCGCTTGTATTAGAGGTGAATCCGCGGGCAAGCCGGACTGTACCAGTCGTCAGTAAGGTAATGGGCATTGATATGATCTCAATGGCTACTCAATTATTAACTGGTTTAGCGCTTGAAGAACTAAATCCTGCAACGAAAAACAAAGGGGGGACAGCGGTCAAATTCCCAGTTTTCTCATCACATGCCATTCAAGATTTCGACCTCAAGCTAACACCTGAAATGAAAGCGACAGGAGAAGGAATGTGTGTAGGCAAGAACGCCGAAAGCGCCTTGAAAAAAGTGTTTGCGCAGATCTGGAAGCAAAAAGGAAGCCTCTTTATACAAGGCAGTGAGCAATTAATAGATGAAGCGAAACAGGCAGGCTTTGACGTCTGGACTGGCAGCTTTGAATCCTGGCTGCAGAATGAAGATAAATCCCTTCATATTCATTTAGGAGAAGATGAAGAGGCAAAAGAGCAGCGTGTAAAAGCACTCACACACGGCGTTCAAGTTCTAACCGAATATGAAACTGTTCAAGCATTCCTGCAAGGAAAAAATGGAGATGTGTCACCAGTATCGCTCCATGAATTATATAAAAAGGAAGTGACGGCATGA
- the argF gene encoding ornithine carbamoyltransferase, with product MSQVDVQPALYGKDFLSLKDFSIHEIAYLIEKAEEMKQNPYQDLFKGKTLAMIFEKSSTRTRVSFEAGMTQLGGHALFLSSNDLQIGRGETISDTAQVLSGYVNGIMIRTFEHEKVDELAQYASIPVINGLTDYSHPCQALADLFTIKETKGTLKGIKVAYIGDGNNVAHSLMVGCAQLGCDILVASPKGYEPLQEVTDTAREFAKQSGAEVSVTTDPVAAVQNADVIYSDVFTSMGQEAETEKRLAEFKEYQVNEELMSHAAKDYMFLHCLPAHRGEEVTADIIDGPHSKVFQQAENRLHVQKALMKELMYQPSK from the coding sequence ATGAGTCAAGTCGACGTGCAACCGGCATTATACGGAAAAGACTTTTTATCGTTAAAAGATTTCTCAATCCATGAGATTGCTTATTTGATTGAAAAAGCGGAAGAAATGAAACAAAACCCATATCAAGATTTATTCAAAGGGAAAACGTTAGCAATGATTTTTGAAAAATCTTCGACCAGAACCCGTGTCTCGTTTGAAGCGGGAATGACGCAGCTAGGAGGACATGCGCTCTTCCTCAGCTCAAATGATTTGCAAATTGGCAGAGGTGAAACCATCAGTGATACAGCGCAGGTGCTGTCTGGTTATGTCAACGGTATTATGATTCGAACCTTTGAGCATGAGAAGGTTGATGAGCTTGCACAATACGCGTCCATTCCAGTTATCAATGGATTAACTGACTACTCACATCCATGTCAGGCACTTGCTGATTTATTTACGATTAAAGAAACAAAAGGCACGTTAAAAGGAATCAAAGTCGCCTATATCGGTGACGGAAATAACGTGGCTCACTCCTTGATGGTCGGCTGTGCGCAGCTAGGCTGTGACATTTTGGTTGCATCACCAAAAGGCTATGAACCACTTCAAGAAGTAACAGACACTGCCCGTGAGTTTGCGAAACAATCAGGCGCAGAAGTTTCCGTGACGACAGATCCTGTCGCAGCTGTACAAAATGCAGATGTTATTTATTCAGATGTGTTTACAAGCATGGGACAGGAAGCAGAAACAGAGAAACGTCTTGCTGAATTTAAAGAATATCAAGTCAATGAAGAACTGATGAGTCATGCAGCAAAGGACTATATGTTCCTTCATTGTCTCCCGGCACATCGCGGTGAAGAAGTGACGGCAGATATTATTGACGGACCGCACTCAAAAGTATTTCAACAGGCAGAAAACCGCCTGCATGTGCAAAAAGCGTTAATGAAAGAATTGATGTATCAACCATCCAAATAA
- a CDS encoding YjzC family protein — translation MGQKHQFKSGNKAPNNGVYIEIGETGSMVKDPLKIKLKAGDVFPDNSNHNRVWTYQRKP, via the coding sequence ATGGGTCAGAAGCATCAGTTTAAATCGGGGAATAAAGCACCGAATAATGGTGTGTATATCGAGATCGGTGAAACTGGAAGTATGGTGAAAGATCCTTTAAAGATTAAGCTTAAAGCAGGCGATGTCTTTCCTGATAACTCGAACCATAATCGTGTTTGGACCTACCAAAGAAAGCCGTAA
- a CDS encoding MFS transporter yields MEKMNLSESVWNKRFTSLFISRLIKNTGESFVFTSVLWLLILRGDGALGTGLLLAVTVLPSSLLAPILGPLMKKHHLSKWMFASDVVRATIVLIIPLLHFSHLLPLWLLISFMVIQSATGAAYNPASVAILPQIVPKHLIQKANAILQSSFEIVALAAVMVAGLLVKLIGPADTLLITTVLFVISGLFIIGVKLKKTDEEKAAGIKQAKNTYLYHLKRGFLIVKNHHILFALTLYCILMNVAAAPWQALSAVYVAEALQSDSMVYSILRGIAAVGAFMMGFALAKVKIKRFGLFFIVAGIIEGAAFFITGMSTWLPVVLLASFIFGAAVSAINVPEMVIIQTSVDQEDQPQVYAVINASSNVFLPLAAVVSGVLAERFGAGPVIAGGGILEILSGIAIFLFTGLAKSHLTADKQKSETLEV; encoded by the coding sequence ATGGAAAAGATGAATCTCAGTGAAAGTGTTTGGAATAAACGCTTCACCTCATTATTCATATCAAGACTCATTAAAAACACAGGGGAAAGTTTTGTTTTTACATCCGTCCTTTGGCTATTGATTTTAAGAGGGGATGGAGCGCTTGGTACAGGACTTCTTCTAGCAGTAACTGTTCTCCCTTCATCTTTGTTAGCCCCAATATTAGGACCTCTTATGAAAAAGCACCATTTGTCTAAATGGATGTTCGCTTCAGATGTTGTGCGAGCAACAATTGTACTCATTATTCCACTTCTGCACTTTTCGCATCTATTGCCTCTATGGCTATTGATTTCATTTATGGTTATTCAATCGGCAACAGGTGCAGCGTATAATCCAGCTTCTGTGGCGATCTTACCGCAGATTGTTCCAAAGCATCTCATTCAAAAAGCAAATGCGATCCTGCAATCTTCTTTTGAGATTGTCGCACTTGCAGCAGTCATGGTAGCTGGTCTTTTGGTTAAATTAATTGGACCTGCAGATACTCTTCTGATCACTACTGTTTTATTTGTTATTTCTGGCCTGTTTATTATCGGGGTCAAACTAAAGAAAACCGATGAAGAAAAAGCAGCAGGCATTAAACAAGCGAAGAATACATATCTGTATCACTTAAAAAGAGGGTTTCTTATTGTCAAAAACCATCACATTTTATTTGCGCTCACGCTGTATTGTATCTTAATGAATGTCGCAGCAGCTCCGTGGCAGGCGCTATCAGCTGTATACGTAGCAGAAGCGTTGCAAAGCGACTCCATGGTGTATTCCATTTTAAGAGGGATTGCTGCAGTTGGCGCGTTTATGATGGGCTTCGCTCTGGCAAAGGTCAAGATTAAAAGATTTGGTTTGTTCTTTATTGTCGCTGGCATAATTGAAGGGGCTGCGTTCTTTATTACAGGGATGAGTACATGGCTACCGGTCGTTCTGCTTGCTTCCTTTATTTTCGGAGCTGCTGTCAGTGCGATCAATGTACCGGAAATGGTCATTATTCAAACGTCTGTTGACCAAGAGGATCAGCCGCAAGTATATGCTGTGATCAATGCATCATCAAATGTCTTTCTTCCGCTTGCAGCTGTCGTATCAGGCGTCCTGGCAGAAAGATTTGGAGCGGGGCCTGTTATTGCTGGCGGAGGAATCCTTGAAATTTTATCAGGTATCGCGATCTTCCTGTTTACAGGGCTTGCGAAAAGCCATTTGACAGCGGACAAACAGAAGTCCGAAACCCTCGAGGTGTAA
- a CDS encoding YjzD family protein translates to MHYIITLIWTFLLTHMAGYIVASMNGAAYDFTLTSILAVVFTVILFIFAEVSPMKETESSTKHS, encoded by the coding sequence ATGCATTATATTATCACCCTCATTTGGACTTTTCTGCTGACACATATGGCTGGTTACATCGTTGCTTCAATGAATGGAGCTGCTTATGATTTTACGCTCACTTCCATTCTTGCAGTTGTGTTTACGGTTATTTTATTCATCTTTGCTGAAGTAAGTCCAATGAAAGAAACGGAAAGTTCAACAAAACACTCTTAA